A genomic window from Gemmatimonadaceae bacterium includes:
- a CDS encoding protein kinase, giving the protein MSDFQDQVQHSLGASYTIERELGGGGMSRVFVARDATLRREVVVKVLPPDLVAGVNVERFRREILVAAGLQHPHIVPVLSSGETDGLPWFTMPFVQGESLRDRLGLGPLPIVDSVNYLREVAKALAYAHERGVVHRDIKPDNVLITGGTAVVTDFGIAKALSASRTDEHPTATRGSLTQIGMSIGTPVYMAPEQAAADPDTDARADLYSFGCMAYELLAGRPPFAGMPPQKLLAAHMGDRPQSIAQLRPDTPPLLADLVMQCLEKDPAKRPQSADDVVRVLELATTTSGSAAAASAVLLGGRVRLRVALALWALAFGAAWLLATAAIVGIGLPSWVLPGALIVAGLGLPAILVTAFVQRTAHRALTSTPTLTPGGTMAHGTMATIAMRASPHMSWKRTVRGGFIAFGAFVVLVAVVMVLRAFGIGPAASLLASGRITAREPIIMTDFRVRGADSSLAGIVTEALRSSLGQTNTITLVPPASVAAALTRMQRPTTSRVDLQLARDIAAREGIKAIVDGEVAQLGNGFVVSVRLVTADSARTLATVQKAVDGPKELIAAVDVIGRDLRGKLGENLRSVQNAPPLERVTTASIDALRAYSDGVRAYDVEADYPKAIAKLSQAIAVDSGFAMAWRKLGAVYNAASYGPAVSDSVLAKAFQFRDRLTPKERASTEASYYFLGPGRDRQRAIAAEQQLLALGDSVTSGVNLGLMYESRREYARADSFFVMAERNRPSSLTMATDLAANLANLGKFAEAHEYIDAWARRNPSAGARGAAIVVHGIVYGASGDYAHEETTLDSLVGGQTGAMTTTALPLLAEAVGAQGKLEQTRARLAALTAAMPLALRRPPIVDSINLSLIDVTAAEQPDRAVKRIDAALSAMPLRAVPLPDRDYFGVATIFARAGRPDRAKGVLAEHDAEVRDTNRLRAELPLAHRALGEIAMAEHRPQDALREFWKGDSVPDGPFDECDACTYINIARAYDKLNIPDSAAVYFEKFFRSTNSYRALVDFTGRGPALRRLGELYEAKGDRAKAMHNYQEFVNLWKNADPEFQPQVSEIRKRMARLEKNSG; this is encoded by the coding sequence GTGTCCGACTTTCAGGATCAAGTTCAGCACTCGCTGGGCGCGTCGTATACGATAGAAAGAGAGTTGGGCGGCGGCGGAATGTCGCGGGTCTTCGTGGCTCGCGACGCGACGCTGCGGCGCGAGGTCGTCGTGAAGGTGCTGCCGCCGGACCTCGTCGCCGGCGTGAACGTCGAGCGGTTCCGTCGAGAGATTCTCGTCGCCGCGGGGCTGCAGCATCCGCACATCGTGCCCGTGCTTTCGTCGGGCGAGACGGACGGACTGCCGTGGTTCACGATGCCATTCGTGCAGGGCGAATCGCTGCGCGATCGCCTGGGCCTCGGCCCGCTGCCGATAGTTGACTCAGTCAACTATCTTCGCGAGGTCGCCAAGGCGCTCGCCTACGCGCACGAACGCGGCGTCGTGCATCGCGACATCAAGCCGGACAACGTCCTGATCACCGGCGGCACGGCGGTCGTCACCGACTTCGGCATCGCGAAGGCGCTGTCGGCGTCCCGCACCGATGAGCATCCCACCGCCACGCGCGGATCACTGACGCAGATCGGCATGTCGATCGGCACACCGGTCTACATGGCGCCCGAGCAAGCCGCCGCCGATCCGGACACCGACGCGCGCGCCGATCTGTATTCGTTTGGCTGCATGGCGTACGAGCTGCTCGCCGGCCGTCCGCCGTTCGCCGGTATGCCGCCGCAGAAGTTGCTCGCCGCGCACATGGGCGATCGGCCGCAGAGCATCGCGCAGCTGCGGCCCGATACGCCGCCGCTGCTCGCCGATCTGGTGATGCAGTGCCTCGAGAAGGATCCCGCGAAGCGGCCGCAGAGCGCGGACGACGTCGTGCGCGTGCTCGAGCTCGCGACGACGACCAGCGGCAGCGCCGCCGCGGCATCCGCGGTGCTCCTCGGTGGACGCGTGCGTTTGCGGGTCGCGCTTGCGTTGTGGGCCCTCGCATTTGGCGCGGCATGGCTGCTGGCGACGGCGGCGATCGTCGGCATTGGGTTGCCGAGTTGGGTCTTGCCGGGCGCGTTGATCGTGGCGGGGCTTGGGTTGCCGGCGATCCTCGTGACCGCGTTCGTGCAGCGCACGGCGCATCGCGCGCTCACGAGCACGCCGACGCTCACACCGGGTGGCACGATGGCGCACGGCACGATGGCGACGATCGCCATGCGCGCGAGTCCACACATGAGTTGGAAGCGCACGGTACGCGGCGGATTCATCGCGTTCGGAGCCTTCGTCGTGCTGGTGGCGGTCGTGATGGTGCTCCGCGCGTTCGGCATCGGGCCGGCGGCGTCGCTGCTCGCGTCGGGGCGCATCACGGCGCGCGAGCCGATCATCATGACCGACTTCCGCGTGCGCGGCGCCGACTCGTCGCTCGCTGGCATCGTTACCGAAGCGCTGCGCTCGAGTCTCGGGCAGACGAATACGATCACGCTTGTGCCTCCCGCGTCCGTTGCGGCCGCGCTCACCCGCATGCAGCGACCGACGACGTCGCGCGTCGATCTTCAGCTCGCGCGCGACATCGCGGCGCGCGAGGGGATCAAGGCGATCGTCGACGGCGAAGTCGCGCAACTCGGCAACGGCTTCGTCGTCTCGGTCCGGCTCGTGACCGCCGACTCGGCGCGGACGCTCGCGACCGTGCAGAAGGCGGTCGACGGGCCGAAGGAACTGATTGCCGCGGTGGACGTGATCGGGCGCGACCTGCGCGGTAAGCTCGGCGAAAATCTTCGCTCGGTGCAGAATGCGCCGCCGCTCGAGCGCGTCACCACGGCGTCGATCGATGCACTCCGTGCGTATTCCGACGGAGTTCGCGCGTACGACGTCGAAGCGGATTATCCGAAGGCGATTGCAAAGCTGTCGCAGGCGATCGCCGTCGACTCGGGATTCGCGATGGCGTGGCGCAAGCTCGGCGCGGTGTACAACGCGGCGAGTTACGGGCCGGCGGTCAGCGACTCGGTGCTCGCGAAGGCATTTCAGTTTCGTGATCGTCTGACACCGAAGGAGCGTGCATCGACCGAGGCGTCGTATTACTTCCTTGGCCCCGGGCGCGACCGGCAACGCGCGATCGCCGCCGAGCAGCAATTGCTCGCGCTCGGCGATTCCGTAACCTCCGGCGTCAATCTCGGGCTGATGTACGAATCGCGGCGTGAGTACGCCCGCGCCGATTCGTTCTTTGTCATGGCCGAGCGCAATCGTCCGTCGAGTCTGACGATGGCGACGGACCTTGCGGCCAATCTGGCGAATCTCGGCAAGTTCGCCGAGGCGCACGAGTACATCGACGCGTGGGCCAGGCGAAATCCATCGGCCGGCGCGCGAGGCGCCGCCATAGTCGTGCATGGCATTGTTTACGGCGCCTCGGGTGACTATGCGCACGAGGAGACGACGCTCGATTCGCTTGTCGGGGGGCAAACGGGCGCCATGACGACGACGGCGCTCCCGCTTCTCGCAGAGGCGGTCGGAGCGCAAGGCAAGTTGGAGCAAACGCGAGCCCGTCTCGCCGCCCTGACGGCCGCGATGCCGCTTGCGCTGCGGCGGCCGCCGATCGTCGATTCGATCAATTTGTCGTTGATCGACGTCACCGCGGCCGAGCAGCCGGACCGGGCGGTGAAACGGATCGACGCGGCGCTCTCCGCCATGCCGCTGCGCGCCGTGCCGCTTCCGGATCGCGATTACTTCGGCGTCGCCACGATCTTCGCGCGCGCGGGGCGGCCGGATCGCGCGAAAGGGGTGCTGGCCGAGCACGACGCGGAGGTGCGCGACACCAATCGCCTGCGCGCCGAACTGCCGCTCGCGCACCGCGCGCTCGGCGAGATCGCGATGGCCGAGCATCGGCCGCAGGATGCGCTGCGAGAGTTCTGGAAAGGTGATTCCGTACCGGACGGCCCGTTCGACGAATGCGATGCGTGCACGTACATCAACATCGCCCGGGCCTACGACAAGTTGAACATACCGGACTCCGCGGCGGTGTATTTCGAGAAATTCTTCCGGTCGACGAACAGCTACCGTGCACTGGTCGATTTCACGGGCCGCGGCCCGGCGCTCCGCCGGCTTGGCGAGCTCTATGAAGCGAAAGGCGATCGCGCCAAGGCCATGCACAACTATCAGGAGTTCGTGAATCTCTGGAAGAACGCCGATCCCGAGTTTCAGCCGCAGGTGTCGGAGATCAGGAAGCGGATGGCGAGGCTGGAGAAGAATTCGGGATGA
- a CDS encoding FHA domain-containing protein: MPLLDSGAERCAMPTGTYVVGGNGPDALPITALECCPAVATIVVPSSGESTIQRLTASVVVRLDRVPLGVAPKELHDGAQIEFGDCCLTFKTANAGEATITAGSDLATSGEWMLHGRYTAPAAAPAKPATRARIVNARTGDTIDLEHHRVVVGRDETCDFVVPGMRVSRRHFSVSPVQDGYLLRDESANGTIVNGVRVAGTYLLGHGDVVHLDEEHLRFELDGAAVPTPGADAAPTALLDLSYLRREYAADGKRDHSHAPRTASLEIVRGRYAGASFSIDRPVCAIGRSPQSDVRIRDESVSSDHATLLRKGSSWFVVDLRSANGTFVDGSRVAGERALPSGSRLKLGAVELMFRSLDGGDDRPDPTKPKRSWLRDLLRRFTQRTAETD; the protein is encoded by the coding sequence ATGCCGCTACTCGATTCAGGCGCCGAACGCTGCGCCATGCCAACGGGCACGTACGTCGTCGGTGGAAATGGACCCGACGCGCTGCCTATCACCGCCCTCGAATGCTGTCCCGCCGTGGCGACGATCGTCGTGCCGTCGTCGGGCGAATCGACGATTCAGCGCCTCACCGCGTCCGTCGTGGTTCGGCTCGATCGCGTTCCACTCGGTGTGGCTCCGAAGGAGCTGCACGACGGCGCGCAGATCGAATTCGGCGACTGCTGCCTGACGTTCAAGACCGCCAACGCGGGCGAAGCGACCATCACGGCGGGATCTGACCTCGCGACCTCCGGTGAGTGGATGCTTCACGGCCGATACACCGCTCCCGCGGCGGCACCGGCGAAGCCGGCCACGCGCGCCCGCATCGTCAACGCGCGCACGGGTGACACGATCGATCTCGAGCATCATCGCGTCGTCGTGGGTCGCGATGAGACGTGTGATTTCGTCGTGCCGGGGATGCGCGTCTCACGCCGGCATTTCTCCGTCTCACCGGTGCAAGACGGATATCTGCTGCGCGACGAGAGCGCGAACGGAACGATCGTCAACGGCGTACGCGTCGCCGGCACATACTTGCTCGGGCACGGCGACGTGGTGCATCTCGACGAAGAACATCTGCGTTTCGAATTGGATGGCGCCGCGGTCCCGACACCAGGCGCGGACGCGGCACCGACGGCGTTGCTCGATCTCTCGTACCTGAGACGCGAGTATGCGGCAGACGGCAAGCGCGATCACTCTCACGCTCCGCGCACCGCGAGTCTCGAGATCGTGCGTGGACGGTATGCGGGCGCATCGTTCTCGATCGACCGTCCGGTCTGCGCGATCGGGCGCAGTCCGCAGAGCGACGTACGCATTCGCGATGAAAGCGTCTCCTCCGATCACGCGACGTTGCTGCGCAAAGGCTCGAGCTGGTTCGTCGTCGATCTTCGCTCGGCGAACGGCACGTTTGTCGACGGCTCGCGCGTCGCGGGCGAGCGCGCGCTTCCTTCCGGCTCGCGCCTCAAGCTCGGCGCGGTCGAGCTGATGTTTCGCTCGCTCGACGGCGGCGACGACCGGCCGGATCCGACGAAACCGAAGCGGTCCTGGCTGCGCGATTTGCTGCGTCGCTTCACACAGCGTACGGCGGAGACCGATTAG
- a CDS encoding MBL fold metallo-hydrolase has product MSSRAVIGLVLVGLSGVVGVNAHAQTPAATARTHVVLLGTGTPNADPDRSGNSVAVVVDSTAYIVDAGSGVVRRAAAAVRDRGIRALQAARLRTVFITHLHSDHTVGLADLMFSPWVLGRTVPLDVYGPAGTAAMVRHLNEAYEADVQMRLYGGEPSNKTGYGGRGFDVSAGEVYRDSLVRVTAFEVLHGSWPHAFGYRFDTPDRSIVISGDTRPSDAVVRACNGCDVLVHEVISSHDIENRTPDWKAYHLAFHTPSIELGDVATKAHPKLLVLYHQIPGNWPDEKFVAEVKTRYSGRVVSGRDLDVF; this is encoded by the coding sequence ATGAGCTCGCGCGCGGTGATCGGCCTCGTGCTGGTCGGGCTCAGCGGAGTCGTCGGGGTGAATGCGCACGCGCAGACGCCGGCGGCAACGGCGCGCACCCACGTCGTCCTTCTTGGCACCGGGACGCCGAACGCCGATCCCGACCGCTCCGGCAATTCCGTCGCGGTCGTCGTCGACAGCACCGCGTACATCGTCGACGCGGGATCGGGTGTGGTGCGCCGCGCCGCCGCCGCGGTGCGCGATCGTGGTATTCGCGCGCTGCAAGCCGCGCGGCTCCGCACGGTGTTCATAACACATCTGCATTCCGATCACACCGTCGGCCTTGCCGATCTCATGTTCTCGCCGTGGGTCCTGGGCCGGACGGTGCCGCTCGACGTCTACGGTCCCGCGGGAACGGCGGCGATGGTGCGGCATCTCAATGAAGCGTACGAGGCGGACGTTCAAATGCGCCTCTATGGCGGCGAGCCGTCGAACAAGACCGGCTATGGCGGCCGGGGATTCGACGTGTCCGCGGGAGAGGTGTATCGCGACTCGCTGGTTCGAGTCACGGCGTTCGAGGTGCTGCATGGCAGCTGGCCGCACGCGTTCGGCTATCGCTTCGACACGCCCGATCGCTCCATCGTGATTTCGGGCGACACGCGGCCGAGCGATGCGGTGGTGCGGGCGTGCAACGGCTGCGACGTCCTCGTGCACGAAGTCATCTCGTCACACGACATCGAGAACCGTACGCCGGATTGGAAGGCGTATCATCTCGCGTTTCATACGCCGAGCATCGAGCTGGGCGACGTCGCGACGAAGGCACATCCCAAGCTGTTGGTGCTCTACCATCAGATTCCCGGCAACTGGCCCGACGAGAAGTTTGTCGCCGAGGTCAAGACGCGGTACAGCGGCCGCGTGGTGTCGGGGCGAGATCTCGACGTGTTCTGA
- a CDS encoding prolyl oligopeptidase family serine peptidase, translating into MSSRSLVARVVVLLAAVNAATGAQTDAPVYGHVSFENSGAPAAQPAFLRGMALLHNFQYPEAAAAFREAERIDPRFAMAYWGEAMTYNHGVWHEQDSVSGRGVLSRLGPDASARLSAAPTQRERDYLATLDVLYGTDGTKFSRDSAYAVASARLAASYPRDDDAQLFYALSLLSLPRVDSTYMHAAQIAERIMRAHPDHPGALHYVIHAYDDPAHATRGLQAARAYSKVAVNAPHAQHMVSHIFIALGMWDDVVKANEIAVHMHSSPAEALAAECGHGGLWLHYGYLEQGRQADAARMMNDCREHAGDSPAIARGFAEMRLRQIIDGAAAAAQLPTLPDSLAMAPFPRFMLAYGDAYDALQHRDTAAARSYIDRMVAARTVIQNAPARPNTAQVLGFTGAAIDEMRGIVQIYSGDRDGGIATIRAAAEREEALPFLFGPPEVEKPTRELLGELLLALHRPAEARTEFQRALARTPERSLALLGLARSNLVASDSAAPRDAYRRLANNWHRADATTPALDEARHGGPAARAGAAQHASSDVGVIRFPNSGSAAAQAPFLRAIAQLHNFEYREAQSAFHDAERADPTFALPYWFEALSHSPVLWSIDDAPGARAVLARLGPTPEARLAKAQTSRERAFGAAIEAFYEDSSLTARSRVFMDSMSALAQRDTSDLEASAFAALATLMYNLPTNPMSPAERDAVGRRAIAFGERVYHASPRHPGGAHYLIHAADAYPSYTARALQPAFDYAYIAPASEHAQHMPAHTFFRLGLWDDANAANERAWKASVAEGAREHRAATDLDYHNFTWLQYVYLQQGRWHAARALVDSARRMIAPYDSGSTFTVDAHYVPTFLEFGYANETGRWTDGPRGALATAPLGPAMELQRERRQMGATNWEKTIGALMRGDTSGMATASNISDATLQGMEIRALIAERRGDRDTALDWWRKAARVDTLNGAGPPRYLVARDHLAALLMATGHPSEAVAEYERSLITAQNRSAALLGLARAKLASGDTIGSAMAYRRLLDNWKHADADLPALAEARAGADRAKETRVAMTRAAITKQRVWFKNGSLMLEGFLFKPTGNGPFPAVLWNHGSEHTPGAGTQFDSIGGAFVPRGYVVFAPSRRGHDESDGEHIALVRGRVAATQGQKAGDDLVTRLLTTEQLSDQLAALTYMKSLPFVDTTRMVVAGCSFGGIQTLLAAEGSHGFKAAVPLSPAAQNWDHNDALKARLLSGVARINIPVLLIQPPRDASLAPSKDLGAAFTRLHKAYRGIVWPDTLSARDAGHCFGGPNGTHVWAGEAVTFFDTVLAKAASRR; encoded by the coding sequence ATGTCGTCACGCTCCCTGGTCGCGCGCGTCGTCGTTCTGCTCGCCGCGGTGAATGCGGCTACCGGCGCGCAGACAGACGCACCGGTGTACGGGCACGTGTCGTTCGAGAACTCGGGCGCGCCGGCCGCGCAGCCCGCCTTCCTCCGCGGCATGGCGCTGCTGCACAACTTCCAGTATCCGGAAGCGGCCGCCGCGTTTCGTGAAGCCGAGCGAATCGATCCGCGGTTCGCGATGGCGTACTGGGGCGAGGCGATGACGTACAATCACGGGGTCTGGCACGAGCAAGACTCCGTCTCGGGGCGCGGAGTGCTCTCCAGGCTCGGTCCGGACGCATCGGCACGACTCAGCGCCGCGCCTACCCAGCGTGAGCGCGACTATCTCGCCACACTCGACGTGTTGTACGGCACCGACGGTACCAAGTTCTCGCGCGATTCCGCGTATGCGGTGGCGTCGGCGCGCCTTGCCGCGAGCTATCCGCGCGACGACGACGCACAACTCTTTTACGCGCTCTCGCTGCTCTCGCTTCCGCGCGTGGATTCCACCTACATGCACGCGGCACAGATCGCCGAGCGCATCATGCGCGCGCATCCCGATCATCCGGGAGCGCTGCACTACGTCATTCATGCGTACGACGATCCGGCGCACGCCACGCGTGGTCTCCAGGCCGCGCGCGCGTACTCGAAGGTTGCCGTGAACGCGCCGCATGCACAGCACATGGTGTCGCACATTTTCATCGCGCTCGGGATGTGGGACGACGTCGTGAAGGCGAACGAGATCGCGGTGCACATGCATTCGTCGCCGGCGGAGGCGTTGGCGGCCGAGTGCGGGCACGGCGGGTTGTGGTTGCATTACGGGTATCTCGAGCAGGGGCGTCAGGCGGACGCGGCGCGGATGATGAACGATTGCCGCGAGCACGCGGGCGATTCGCCGGCCATCGCACGCGGCTTCGCCGAGATGCGGCTGCGGCAGATCATCGACGGCGCTGCCGCCGCCGCGCAACTGCCTACACTGCCCGACAGTCTCGCGATGGCGCCATTCCCGCGATTCATGCTCGCCTACGGCGACGCGTACGATGCGCTGCAACATCGCGACACGGCGGCGGCGCGTTCGTACATCGATCGCATGGTGGCCGCGCGCACGGTGATTCAGAACGCGCCGGCGCGCCCGAACACGGCGCAAGTGTTGGGATTCACCGGTGCCGCGATCGACGAGATGCGCGGAATCGTGCAGATCTACAGTGGCGACCGCGATGGCGGCATCGCGACCATCCGCGCCGCCGCCGAGCGCGAGGAGGCGCTGCCGTTCCTGTTCGGGCCGCCCGAAGTCGAAAAACCGACTCGCGAATTGCTCGGCGAATTGCTGCTGGCACTTCATCGACCGGCCGAGGCGCGCACCGAGTTCCAACGCGCGCTCGCGCGGACGCCGGAGCGGTCGTTGGCGCTGCTCGGACTGGCGCGTTCGAATCTTGTGGCGAGCGACTCTGCCGCGCCGCGCGACGCGTACCGGCGCTTGGCGAACAATTGGCATCGCGCCGATGCGACGACGCCGGCACTCGACGAAGCTCGGCACGGTGGTCCGGCCGCGCGCGCCGGCGCCGCGCAGCATGCGAGCAGCGACGTCGGCGTCATCCGGTTTCCCAACTCGGGATCGGCCGCCGCCCAGGCACCGTTCCTTCGCGCCATCGCACAGCTGCACAACTTCGAGTACCGCGAGGCGCAGAGTGCATTTCACGATGCCGAGCGCGCCGACCCGACCTTCGCGCTCCCCTACTGGTTCGAGGCGCTGTCGCATTCGCCCGTTCTCTGGAGCATCGACGACGCGCCGGGCGCGCGCGCCGTGCTCGCGCGGCTCGGACCGACGCCAGAGGCCCGGCTCGCGAAAGCACAGACATCGCGCGAACGTGCGTTCGGCGCGGCGATCGAAGCGTTCTACGAGGATTCGAGCCTCACGGCGCGTTCGCGCGTATTCATGGACTCCATGTCGGCGCTCGCGCAACGCGATACGTCGGATCTCGAGGCCTCGGCGTTCGCAGCGCTGGCCACGTTGATGTACAACCTGCCGACGAATCCCATGTCGCCGGCCGAGCGCGATGCCGTGGGCCGGCGCGCGATCGCGTTTGGCGAGCGGGTATATCACGCGAGTCCGCGTCATCCGGGCGGCGCGCACTATCTCATTCACGCGGCCGACGCGTATCCGTCGTACACGGCACGTGCGCTGCAGCCCGCATTCGATTACGCGTACATCGCGCCGGCGTCTGAACACGCGCAGCACATGCCGGCGCACACGTTCTTTCGGCTTGGCCTGTGGGACGATGCGAACGCCGCGAACGAGCGCGCGTGGAAGGCGTCGGTCGCCGAGGGAGCACGCGAGCACCGGGCCGCGACGGACCTCGACTATCACAACTTCACGTGGTTGCAGTACGTGTACCTGCAGCAGGGACGCTGGCATGCGGCGCGGGCATTAGTCGACAGTGCGCGAAGGATGATCGCGCCGTACGACAGCGGGTCGACGTTCACCGTCGATGCGCATTACGTGCCGACGTTTCTCGAATTCGGCTACGCCAACGAGACCGGGCGATGGACCGACGGCCCACGCGGCGCCCTCGCCACCGCGCCACTTGGTCCCGCGATGGAGCTGCAGCGTGAGCGCCGGCAAATGGGGGCGACCAATTGGGAGAAGACGATCGGTGCGCTGATGCGCGGCGATACGAGTGGCATGGCAACGGCATCGAACATCTCGGATGCGACGTTGCAGGGCATGGAGATCCGAGCGCTGATCGCCGAGCGCCGGGGCGATCGCGATACGGCGCTCGACTGGTGGCGTAAGGCCGCGCGCGTCGACACGTTGAACGGCGCGGGGCCGCCGCGCTATCTCGTCGCGCGCGATCATCTGGCCGCGTTGTTGATGGCGACCGGCCATCCCTCCGAGGCCGTGGCTGAGTATGAGCGTTCTCTCATTACCGCTCAGAACCGCTCCGCGGCACTCCTCGGGCTGGCTCGCGCCAAGCTCGCGAGCGGCGACACGATCGGCTCGGCGATGGCGTATCGACGGCTATTAGATAATTGGAAACACGCCGACGCTGATCTTCCGGCGCTCGCCGAAGCACGAGCCGGCGCGGACCGGGCGAAAGAGACGCGCGTCGCGATGACTCGCGCGGCGATCACCAAGCAGCGCGTGTGGTTCAAGAACGGCTCGCTCATGCTCGAGGGCTTTCTCTTCAAGCCAACCGGCAATGGGCCGTTTCCGGCGGTGCTGTGGAATCACGGGAGCGAGCACACGCCCGGCGCGGGGACGCAATTCGATTCGATCGGCGGCGCGTTCGTTCCGCGGGGCTACGTCGTGTTCGCGCCGTCGCGCCGCGGCCATGACGAGTCCGACGGCGAGCACATCGCACTCGTGCGCGGACGCGTGGCCGCGACACAGGGACAGAAGGCCGGCGACGACCTGGTGACACGGCTGCTGACGACCGAGCAGCTCAGCGACCAGCTCGCGGCATTGACGTATATGAAGTCGCTGCCGTTCGTGGATACGACGCGAATGGTGGTGGCAGGCTGCTCGTTCGGCGGAATCCAAACCTTGCTCGCGGCTGAAGGCAGCCATGGATTCAAGGCCGCGGTACCGCTCTCGCCCGCGGCGCAGAACTGGGATCACAACGACGCGCTCAAGGCTCGATTGTTGAGCGGCGTCGCCCGCATCAACATCCCGGTCCTGCTCATTCAACCACCGCGCGACGCCAGCCTCGCGCCGAGCAAGGACCTCGGGGCGGCGTTCACTCGGCTGCACAAGGCGTATCGCGGCATCGTCTGGCCCGACACGCTGAGCGCGCGCGACGCCGGACATTGTTTCGGCGGCCCGAACGGAACTCACGTCTGGGCCGGCGAAGCCGTGACGTTCTTCGATACGGTGCTCGCGAAGGCCGCGTCACGTCGATAA